Genomic DNA from Lactococcus garvieae:
GGAAAGCTATTTCATGGAAGTTTTCATCTTTCTTCAGGATTTCTAGTATATTTTGTAATTTTATCAAGCTTTTTTGCCTCCTTTATTTATATCGCCTAACTTCAAATATTGGATAGGACCTAAGGCGCTTCACTTAGCGTTGGATGGAACTTTTAGTAATCCCCTCCGAAAGAATTACTTTCAGCCAAATTTTCAGTTTATATAGGCTTAATTATATCATTTTCGATAGTGATTTTGTATCTTTAGAAAGCTTGTTTTCTTAATACATGGTATATTGAAGCATCTTTACTTTAATTAATGTAAAAATGTTTTAGGCGTAGTTTTTTTAGTATATATGATTTATTACTTCAATGAGCGTTCTACATTTTCGATTTCTTCATCCATCTTTTGAGCAATTTGATAGAATTCACTAAACTCAAAAATCAGTTGGCATTGTTTCATGATAGTTAGCGAAGTCCTATTTCCAAAGGTAACTTCAAAATGCGCTTTCTGATATGTAAAATAGATTTTTTCGAAAAGATCATACTCGTGGAATTTCAAAGTCTCTAAATAATAAATAAGTTCTTCCGATAAAGTAAACTGTTTATTTTTAATAAAAATACTTAGGATATCTATAGAAGTATGTATCCTTATTTTATGAGTGAGGGGGTTATTGATTTTTTTCTGTATTGGGGCAAGCATTCTTTGACTGAATTTTGATAAGGTTCCTAAGTCTAAAATAGATGCTATAGTACCTAGCAGAGAAATCTCATATTCTCCCCAAAGTTTTATATCATTCAAGTATTGTTTAATGACTTGGATATTTTTCGTGTTTAACTCATAATTAGTATCAAGAATGCTAATAGCTAATTCGATACAAGTTTTATCCATTTGTAATTTGTTTTTCGATGTAGGGTTTTTAGGGATTATAGATTCATATTTTTTAAGTATAGCTTTAAGATGTGCAAGATTATTATTCGAATAAGCCAGATTACTCTCCTCAAGTAAGTTGAGGTGGCTATTGCAATATTGAAGGTGATAAAAAAACTCATGAAAAGAAACATTTATATTTTCGAGGAGATGGAATAATACGAGGGAAGATACAATGCTTTTTCCTCTTTCAAAATTTGAGAGTTGCGAAATGGAGATGCATTCACGAGCAGCTTCCTTGAGTGGGAAATTTTTTGATGTGCGGAAATATTTATATGTCTCACCGAGGGGGAGATTTGTTTGCATGCTTCCTTCCTCCTAAAATTTTAATATATTAATTCTTCAAGTTTGCACTAAAAATAGTAATCAACGACTAACGATAGAGTTTCCTCAGGGTATCGGATAAATCTCGAAACACAATATATAGTAATTTTAGTATAAGTTTAAATTATTTTTGAGTTGATGTGTGTTGTACACTAATATTAATTACTAATGAAAGGAGAATCGACTTAGCCGTTATATTTTTGCTTACTTATTATTCGTTTATTAAATGAATATTTCACCAAAGGACTTCAAAAAGTTATCTATGAAAGGAAGATTATAATGAAAAAGAAACCTAAAAAGGTCGTATCTATTGAAAAGCTTTATGAATAAAAACAATCAAACTTATAGCTACAATGCTTTAGTTCTTCTCGGTATGCATTTTTTCATAACGGACTTGGGCTCAATAAGTTCTTGGGATTTTGATGTACTTTTGGGACTTGCTGCGATGATCCAACTCGGTTTAGCTTTAGGCAGTCTAGGAATTTTTATGTTTCAACATGTAGCATTTATGAAAAAAGAGGATGAGATTGCTTTTTATAAGAAACGTTTCCCGAAACTGCAAGGAATTTCTTATTTGATGGCTTTGCTGTTTTACACGGTGGCTTCTTCCCTAAGCATGGTGACGTTAATCATGGTGCTCAGTTTAATCCTGATAAACATTATACTCATGGTCTATTTTGTTAGCGAACGTTTGCTGAGCTTATTAAGTATAGAGAAAAGGCCAATAGTCGGGGCTTACACTCTGCTTCTAGCAGTTTCTTTTATTATACTTACAGTGTATTTTCATTTACTCACAATTGTTCTATTTTTCATTTTGCTTCTTAGTAAAATAGCATGGAATATAAAGACAATGTCTACTTATGATTTTGCTGAGTAAAACCAGATATAAAGACCATTTAAAATATGAGATAAATGAAAAAAGATAGGGAGGATATAATGGGCTTATAGCTCTATTCTCGTCGTATTACAAATTTTTATTGTCAAAAATGCTTGGTTCATGGTAAAATATAAAAATGAATAGTACAGATACGACTGAAAATCTCAGCATGGAAGAGAAGCTCCAGCAGATGGATGCGGAAAACAAGCGTAAAGAGATTCGAGATAATAAAGCAGAACAACAGGATACAATGATGCGAGGGACTTTGTGGTTTACACTCGCAGATATTTTATCACGTCTTTTGGGCGCCATCTACATCATTCCTTGGTTTGCTTGGATGGGAGAGCATAATAATGAAGCCAATGCCCTTTTCTCCATGGGGTATAACATCTATGCTCTTTTCCTTTTGATTTCGACCGCAGGATTGCCGGTAGCCATTGCGCGTGAAGTGGCGCACTATAATGCGATGGGTGATGAAAATCTAAGTAACCGTTTGGTACGTCATATTTTCATCTTTATGCTTGGCTTGGGTGTAGTGGCGGCTGGCGTTATGTATATTGGAGCGCCTGCACTAGCAGCGATGTCTGGTGGTGGTGAAAATCTGACTGAAGTGATGCGTTCACTTTCCTTAGCCATCTTGATTTTCCCAGCCATGTCGGTTATTCGAGGGTATTTCCAAGGCTTAAATGATATGAAACCCATCGCCCTTAGTCAGATTTATGAACAAGTTGTTCGTGTAATCTGGATGCTGGTCTTTACCTTTATGATTATGAAACTTGGCTTCTCAGGGGGCGATTGGACGCAAGCAGTTGTTCAATCGACCACGGCTGCCTTTATCGGTATGTTGGGCTCTTGTGCTGTTCTTCTATGGTACTTAATCAAAAACAATATGCTGGGCAAAATCATTAATCCAGGACCAAGTATTACTAAAATAAGTGCATGGCGTTTACTTTCTCAGACGATTTATCAAGCGATACCTTTCGTTGTGATTGGTTCTGCCATTCAAATTTTTAAGATTGTCGATCAAGCAACCTTTGTTACTGTCATGCGTTGGGTGTCTGATTATAGCGACACACAACTCTTAGTCTTCTTCTCATACTTTTCTGCCAATACAGATAAATTGACGATGATTTTGATTGGGGAAGCGATGACCTTGGGAGCTGTAGCTCTGCCTTTGATCGCTTCTAACTTCGTTAAGAAAAACTATAAAGAAACAGCGCACTTAATCTCTTATGATTTCCAACTTTTTGTAGCCTTCATGCTTCCCGCCGTTTTAGGAATGACTATTTTAGCTTCGCCTATTTACACTCTTTTCTATGGTTCGGTAAATAGTATGCAGCTTGCCCTGTTTATCTGGGCCGTCCTTCAGAGTTTCTTATTGGCTCTCTACACGATGGTGGCTCCGATATTACAAGCTTTACACTATTCTAAAGTAGCGATGCGCTATTTCCTTATTACTTTAGTCATTAAATTAATCTTACAAATACCGGCTATTATGATTTTCCATTCATACGGCCCCTTAGTTGCAACGACGATTGCTTTTGCTTACGGAACATGGATTATCATACGTAAGATTCATGAGGTCACAGGTTTCCGAGTGAGAAGTACAATGAAGGGAATTATTGGTATCACGATTATCACTGCCATTATGGCTGTGGTTACTTTGGTGCTTTACGGTTTGATTTCATTAATTCTTATGCCTCTTTCACCAGGCCATTTCAAAGCCTTGCTTGTTGTTCTTGTTGCAGGCGGTGGGGGTCTCTTCACTTATCTTTTCTTGGCAGCAAAAGCTGGACTACTCGAAAAACTCATGGGAAGCCGTGGCACGCGTCTTCGACAAAAATTACATCTTTAAAAAATAAGCAAGTTTTTGACTGCAGAGAGCTCTTCAGAAACTTGCTTTTTCTTTTGTGTTATAATAGAAAAAACGTTTTCAGGGGGTTAAAATGACACGTATACAAGATGATTTATTTTCAACAGTAAATGCCGAATGGCTGACTCAGGCAGAGATACCAAGTGACAAACCGCGGATTTCTGCTTTTGATGAACTCGTATTGGTGAATGAAAAAAACTTGACCGCAGACTTACAGAGAATGTCCGTTGAACTTCCTGAGGGAAATCCTGAGCTGCTGGAAGCCATTAAATTTTATAATAAAGCGGGTGATTGGAAAGCACGCAATACCAATGATTTTTCGGCAGTGATAAAAGAGTTGGATAAGGTACAGCGTTTAACAACATTTGAAGATTTCCGTCTGCATTTATTAGACTTGATATTTCATTCGCAAGCACCACTCCCATTCTCACTCAGTGTGGATGCAGATATGAAAGATGCGGTACATCACTCGCTTGGTTTTACAGGACCTGGCTTAATTTTGCCTGATACAACTTATTATGCCGCAGAGCATCCACGAAAAGCAGAACTTTTAAGTTTTTGGCAGAAAAATTCGAAAGATCTTTTGGAACATTTTGGTTTAGACGAAGCCCAAGAAATTGCTGCCCAAGCGGTCGCTTTTGATAGTCTTCTCGTTGATTCAGCCAACACGTCAGAAGAATGGGCCAAATATGCAGAGCTTTATAATCCAATTCCTTTTGAAGAATTTGTGAATCATTTTGAAAATATAGATTTTCGCTCATTTGTCACAGGCCTTGTGCACACAGAACCGGAAAAGATTGTTGTTTTTGAAAATCGCTTTTATGATGCTTTCGACAGTATCATTAATGCAGAAAACTGGCCTTTGATCAAATCATGGATGCTTGTAAAAATAGCACGTAAAGCAAGTGGCTTGCTTTCCAATGAACTCCGTCTTTTGGGATCGGCTTATGGACGCTTTTTGTCTAATGTAGCTGAAGCACGAAGTCAAGAAAAACATCAGTTGGATTTAACGGAGAGCTATTTTAGCCAAGTGATTGGATTGTTTTATGGTCTTAAATATTTCGGTGAGGAAGCCAAGTCAGATGTAAAACATATGACCTCTGAGATGATTAAGGTTTATCAAGAACGTTTGGACAAAAACGAGTGGTTAAGTCGAGAAACGATTGATAAAGCAATTGAAAAACTGAGCGCCATCACAGTCTTTATTGGATATCCTGATAAATTACCAGAAATTTATAGCAGATTAAAGGTAGGAAAGGGCAGTCTTTATGAAGATGCATGCAACTTTGATGAATTACTCACGGCCCGTCACTATGAAAAATTCAGTGAAGATGTGGATAAATCTTTGTGGCATATGCCGGCACATATGGTGAATGCTTATTACAGTCCAGATAGTAATACCATCGTTTTCCCGGCAGCAATTCTACAAGCTCCTTTTTACAGTCTTGAACAATCATCAAGCCAAAATTATGGCGGAATAGGTGCAGTTATTGCCCATGAAATCTCACACGCATTTGATAATAATGGTGCGCAGTTTGACAAATTTGGTAATTTAAACAAGTGGTGGACCGATGAAGATTATGCGGCTTTTGAAAAGAAACAAGAAGAGATGATTGCGGCCTTTGATGGCTTAGAAACAGAAGTTGGACCTGCGAATGGTAAGTTGATTGTTTCGGAAAATATTGCTGATCAGGGGGGCATCACAGCTGCGATGACAGCTGCGCAAAAAGAAGCAGATGTAGATTTGGCTGAGTTCTTTAGTCAATGGGGGAAAATCTGGCGTATGAAAGCCAGTCGAGAGTTCCAACAAATGCTTCTGTCAATGGACGTGCATGCTCCAGCTAAGCTGCGAGCAAACATTCCGCCAACAAACTTGGAAGAATTTTATCAAACCTTTGATGTGTCAGAAGAAGATGGTATGTACCGTGCGCCTGAAAAACGCGTGAAGATATGGTAAAGGATATTCAAGAACTTAAACCTGAAACCCAAAAGATACTTGCTGAAATCAAACGTGTGCCTTATGGGCAGGTCAGTTCCTACAGAGATATTGCACTACGGGCAGGCTTAATTAATGGTGCGCGTCAAGTAGCTCGTGTTCTCCATGGCTTATCTGAAAGTCATCAGTTACCTTGGTGGAGAATTATTCGTGCAGATGGAAATATTGGCATGCATGGGGAAGGGCGAGTTGAACAAATCCGTCTCCTTAGATTAGAAGGTTTAGAGGTCACTGAAACGGGTAAAGTTAAAGTAAAAAATAAAGAAGCTGAACCCAGTCTAGACCTTGTAAATGACGTCGATAAATGATATAATATAGGGTAATGGTTTGTCGACAAATTCTGTGGGAAATATTGTCCCCACGGCTTTTGTAAGCAACGAAACGTCAAGTTTTCGTTGCTTTTTTGCCGTTTCTGAACTGTTAAAAATCCAAAAAGTAATGAAAAAGACAAACTACTGACTTTTCAGATTTTTTCATAAGAAACTTAAAAAAGACAAATCTTGTATAACACATCCAGTAAATCTGGAAAAATAGAATGAGGAGAATCAACTTGGCAGGACATGACGTAAAATACGGTAAACACCGTACAAGACGCAGTTTTTCACGAATCAAAGAAGTAATTGGTTTGCCGAACTTGATTGAAGTTCAAACAGCAAGTTACCAAAACTTCCTTGATGAAGGTTTGGCTAACGTCTTCAAAGAAATGTTTCCAATTGACAACTTTGCGGGCACTATGGAGCTTGAATTTGTCGGATATGAGATGAAAGCCCCTAAATACACAGTGGATGAAGCCCGTGCTCACGATGCAAACTATTCTGCACCAATCCATGTGACTTTCCGCCTTGTAAATAAAGAAACAGGCGAATTGAAAACGCAAGAAGTTTTCTTCGGTGACTTCCCACTTATGACAGAAATGGGTACATTCATCAACAACGGTTCTGAACGTTTGATCGTCAGCCAGTTGGTACGTAGCCCAGGTTCATATTTCCACCTTAAAACAGATAAAAATGGATTGGAATCATTTGGTCACACAACTATTCCTAACCGTGGAGCTTGGTTTGAGTTGGACACAGACGCTAAAGGCGTAGGTTATGT
This window encodes:
- a CDS encoding M13-type metalloendopeptidase, with protein sequence MTRIQDDLFSTVNAEWLTQAEIPSDKPRISAFDELVLVNEKNLTADLQRMSVELPEGNPELLEAIKFYNKAGDWKARNTNDFSAVIKELDKVQRLTTFEDFRLHLLDLIFHSQAPLPFSLSVDADMKDAVHHSLGFTGPGLILPDTTYYAAEHPRKAELLSFWQKNSKDLLEHFGLDEAQEIAAQAVAFDSLLVDSANTSEEWAKYAELYNPIPFEEFVNHFENIDFRSFVTGLVHTEPEKIVVFENRFYDAFDSIINAENWPLIKSWMLVKIARKASGLLSNELRLLGSAYGRFLSNVAEARSQEKHQLDLTESYFSQVIGLFYGLKYFGEEAKSDVKHMTSEMIKVYQERLDKNEWLSRETIDKAIEKLSAITVFIGYPDKLPEIYSRLKVGKGSLYEDACNFDELLTARHYEKFSEDVDKSLWHMPAHMVNAYYSPDSNTIVFPAAILQAPFYSLEQSSSQNYGGIGAVIAHEISHAFDNNGAQFDKFGNLNKWWTDEDYAAFEKKQEEMIAAFDGLETEVGPANGKLIVSENIADQGGITAAMTAAQKEADVDLAEFFSQWGKIWRMKASREFQQMLLSMDVHAPAKLRANIPPTNLEEFYQTFDVSEEDGMYRAPEKRVKIW
- a CDS encoding helix-turn-helix domain-containing protein, whose amino-acid sequence is MQTNLPLGETYKYFRTSKNFPLKEAARECISISQLSNFERGKSIVSSLVLFHLLENINVSFHEFFYHLQYCNSHLNLLEESNLAYSNNNLAHLKAILKKYESIIPKNPTSKNKLQMDKTCIELAISILDTNYELNTKNIQVIKQYLNDIKLWGEYEISLLGTIASILDLGTLSKFSQRMLAPIQKKINNPLTHKIRIHTSIDILSIFIKNKQFTLSEELIYYLETLKFHEYDLFEKIYFTYQKAHFEVTFGNRTSLTIMKQCQLIFEFSEFYQIAQKMDEEIENVERSLK
- a CDS encoding putative polysaccharide biosynthesis protein, which produces MNSTDTTENLSMEEKLQQMDAENKRKEIRDNKAEQQDTMMRGTLWFTLADILSRLLGAIYIIPWFAWMGEHNNEANALFSMGYNIYALFLLISTAGLPVAIAREVAHYNAMGDENLSNRLVRHIFIFMLGLGVVAAGVMYIGAPALAAMSGGGENLTEVMRSLSLAILIFPAMSVIRGYFQGLNDMKPIALSQIYEQVVRVIWMLVFTFMIMKLGFSGGDWTQAVVQSTTAAFIGMLGSCAVLLWYLIKNNMLGKIINPGPSITKISAWRLLSQTIYQAIPFVVIGSAIQIFKIVDQATFVTVMRWVSDYSDTQLLVFFSYFSANTDKLTMILIGEAMTLGAVALPLIASNFVKKNYKETAHLISYDFQLFVAFMLPAVLGMTILASPIYTLFYGSVNSMQLALFIWAVLQSFLLALYTMVAPILQALHYSKVAMRYFLITLVIKLILQIPAIMIFHSYGPLVATTIAFAYGTWIIIRKIHEVTGFRVRSTMKGIIGITIITAIMAVVTLVLYGLISLILMPLSPGHFKALLVVLVAGGGGLFTYLFLAAKAGLLEKLMGSRGTRLRQKLHL
- a CDS encoding MGMT family protein translates to MVKDIQELKPETQKILAEIKRVPYGQVSSYRDIALRAGLINGARQVARVLHGLSESHQLPWWRIIRADGNIGMHGEGRVEQIRLLRLEGLEVTETGKVKVKNKEAEPSLDLVNDVDK